A genomic region of Desulfomonilaceae bacterium contains the following coding sequences:
- a CDS encoding N-acetyltransferase, whose protein sequence is MIRKAVLTDVKKVHALISEQAKGGHLLARAIADIYSQIRDFSVAVDDETGEIIGCGALRIVWEDLAEVRSVAVKRKRQGKGVGRNLIDTLVQESCELGIKKVFVLTYRVSLFEKMGFVLMDKSLLPHKIWADCVKCPKFPECDEVAMVRDSNQRSEQSDS, encoded by the coding sequence TTGATAAGAAAAGCTGTCCTGACGGATGTAAAAAAAGTTCATGCTCTTATTTCTGAACAGGCAAAAGGCGGTCACTTGCTCGCACGCGCCATTGCCGACATATATTCTCAAATTAGGGATTTCTCGGTCGCTGTCGATGACGAAACTGGTGAAATCATCGGTTGTGGAGCCCTACGAATAGTTTGGGAAGATCTTGCTGAAGTTCGCTCGGTGGCGGTCAAGAGGAAACGTCAGGGTAAAGGTGTCGGGCGAAATCTTATTGATACTCTGGTACAAGAATCTTGCGAACTCGGAATAAAAAAAGTTTTTGTGTTAACCTATCGTGTTAGCCTCTTTGAAAAAATGGGGTTTGTTCTGATGGACAAGAGTCTTTTACCTCATAAGATATGGGCAGATTGCGTAAAGTGTCCAAAGTTTCCGGAATGTGACGAGGTTGCGATGGTGAGGGACTCGAACCAGCGCTCTGAACAATCTGACAGTTGA
- a CDS encoding alpha/beta hydrolase-fold protein, whose product MIGKIKLLTLSLLGLLIMSTVAAYAAPKEEPWSEIEARTKFLRTKHYIEVVRVQSDVFRSAKAKGGQDVPGPFPVHVILPENYEMDLNRRYGVVYLLGGKSGWDNGPELGGATYWSVWCKTPLTMDNLKSGTLNKASFQDNINDRELQTFNQWLRDKPYEDVIVVSVWNPGGGATANYEKYLIDEVIPFIDANYRTVPDRRFRGIDGACAGAAQAIMISARRPDIFGYAGGQQTDLGSYPMTPDVWRNNVARIKKAGGIAYNINTNVKDGCNSYSNRGRLYELVQDMKSAGFPVDVHVFESCGHGYCAYRYPNGHQALYWFSRQFSKNFKALGINQNIKPVLASDKSKFKKAAQETTHKPSSGNSGVLPGYW is encoded by the coding sequence ATGATTGGTAAAATTAAATTATTAACATTGTCGCTTCTGGGCTTGTTAATCATGAGCACAGTAGCCGCATACGCCGCCCCCAAAGAAGAGCCCTGGTCTGAAATCGAAGCGCGGACAAAGTTCCTGAGAACCAAACATTATATCGAGGTTGTTCGAGTTCAATCAGATGTTTTTAGAAGCGCCAAAGCAAAAGGTGGTCAGGATGTTCCAGGGCCCTTTCCTGTGCACGTAATTTTACCTGAGAATTATGAAATGGATTTAAACAGGCGTTACGGAGTTGTCTACCTTCTTGGCGGAAAATCAGGATGGGACAACGGTCCTGAACTCGGGGGCGCAACTTATTGGTCCGTTTGGTGCAAGACTCCATTGACGATGGATAACCTCAAGTCCGGCACTTTGAACAAAGCCAGCTTTCAGGACAATATTAATGACCGAGAGTTACAGACATTTAATCAATGGCTTCGGGATAAGCCCTATGAGGATGTCATTGTGGTTTCAGTCTGGAACCCCGGTGGAGGGGCTACCGCGAATTATGAAAAATACCTTATAGACGAGGTTATCCCTTTCATTGACGCTAATTACAGGACTGTGCCGGATCGCAGGTTCAGGGGAATTGACGGCGCTTGCGCAGGAGCAGCCCAAGCGATAATGATCTCAGCAAGACGACCGGACATATTCGGTTATGCCGGTGGGCAACAGACAGACCTTGGGAGTTATCCTATGACCCCCGACGTGTGGAGAAACAATGTGGCCCGAATCAAGAAGGCGGGTGGAATCGCTTACAACATAAACACCAATGTCAAAGATGGATGTAATTCCTACAGCAATCGTGGTCGACTCTATGAACTCGTACAGGATATGAAATCAGCGGGATTCCCTGTTGATGTACATGTATTCGAAAGTTGCGGGCACGGGTATTGCGCATATCGCTATCCTAATGGACATCAGGCTCTCTATTGGTTTTCCAGACAGTTTTCCAAAAATTTTAAGGCCCTCGGTATTAATCAGAACATCAAGCCTGTTCTGGCTTCTGATAAGAGCAAATTCAAGAAAGCCGCACAAGAGACGACACATAAACCATCCAGCGGAAATTCAGGGGTGTTGCCAGGTTATTGGTAG
- a CDS encoding alpha/beta hydrolase-fold protein, whose amino-acid sequence MNSETYFSRYFWIIASLTVFATVCASCSDKKPEGKGVNKHSIINGDSGKTSRELSTRFGGSSPSETDHGANEISGSGAQIEVEKILRKTEPILSCKAPSEFLFLNSRNVPNAVVVVTLPLDYSSRTDKSYPLVIAFGGAGECSRPPREGAMAWLGYYRMDDAIHALTSNHLKAPDFKGLVSEQRLVEFNQKLKRHPFSGVIVACPYSPLITTLPEFENTGYEDFVMKELLPLLKHRYRVARGLVGVDGVSMGGARSMLFGLKYPEAFSSIGSIQGAFGPFLDTYRGLIRKNKNKLKNHSIQLITSDGDSMAPSVDKMKALLNDEGIPVTYMKLTGPHDYIFNQGPGSIALLMFHNLPLRQTTGGPKK is encoded by the coding sequence GTGAATTCAGAAACTTATTTCTCACGCTATTTTTGGATCATCGCGTCACTTACTGTTTTCGCGACAGTTTGCGCTAGTTGTTCGGACAAAAAACCCGAAGGAAAAGGGGTAAACAAGCATTCGATCATTAATGGAGATTCCGGAAAAACCTCGAGGGAATTATCCACACGCTTTGGGGGATCTTCTCCTTCAGAAACCGACCATGGGGCGAATGAGATTTCAGGGTCAGGAGCGCAAATCGAAGTTGAAAAGATATTGAGAAAAACAGAGCCGATTTTATCTTGCAAAGCTCCTAGTGAATTTCTATTTCTGAACTCACGAAACGTTCCGAATGCGGTAGTGGTTGTTACTCTTCCTCTGGATTACTCGTCGCGGACAGACAAGTCATATCCACTGGTGATTGCCTTTGGGGGGGCCGGAGAATGCTCTCGTCCTCCTCGCGAGGGGGCGATGGCATGGCTGGGTTATTACAGGATGGATGATGCTATCCACGCTTTGACCAGCAATCACCTGAAAGCCCCAGACTTCAAAGGCCTTGTCTCTGAGCAAAGGCTGGTAGAATTTAATCAAAAGCTCAAGAGACACCCTTTTTCCGGTGTTATAGTCGCCTGTCCGTATTCACCGCTGATTACAACTTTACCGGAGTTCGAAAACACCGGCTACGAGGATTTCGTAATGAAGGAACTCCTGCCACTCTTGAAACACCGGTACAGGGTAGCAAGGGGATTGGTAGGAGTTGATGGAGTTTCGATGGGTGGAGCGAGATCCATGCTTTTCGGTCTAAAATATCCAGAAGCGTTCTCATCTATAGGCTCTATCCAAGGAGCGTTTGGTCCTTTTCTAGACACATATCGCGGACTGATTCGAAAGAACAAGAATAAACTGAAAAATCACTCTATTCAATTGATTACTAGCGACGGGGACAGCATGGCTCCATCCGTAGATAAGATGAAAGCTTTGCTAAACGATGAAGGAATTCCCGTCACCTACATGAAATTAACAGGACCTCATGACTACATTTTCAACCAGGGGCCCGGATCAATAGCCCTATTGATGTTTCATAACCTACCCCTTCGACAAACAACAGGCGGTCCAAAAAAATGA
- a CDS encoding serine hydrolase domain-containing protein yields MKLKKPEELINEALRLGMFSAAALIVSVRDQIVHNGYYGVLSNDVDHPVTQNTLFDLASLTKIIATTPSWFFLSAKDPNILDAPMTKWFPEIPDNKAQITPRFLLAHSSGLPAWKPYYLMTPVTEPKAFIREKIFREPLVYAPGKGCIYSDLGFMLLSFIVEVETGHTLDLFVKEFIYEALGLHHDLMFKPFDFSDRIVRTRSGDSPGLVNDLNARALGGVSGHAGLFGTARGVTEMAQQVLLGLKSKEAFFDNSTVSEFCSLAGFHPASSRGLGFDTNLETAASCGNKFSPRSVGHTGFTGTSLWIDPEKELVVTFLTNRVYMGESDFRIKDFRPLLHDAVIEEM; encoded by the coding sequence ATGAAATTGAAAAAACCTGAAGAGCTGATCAATGAAGCGTTGAGGCTGGGGATGTTCTCCGCTGCGGCTCTTATAGTGTCCGTCCGGGATCAAATAGTCCATAACGGGTATTATGGGGTCCTATCAAATGATGTAGATCATCCAGTCACACAAAACACCCTGTTCGATCTTGCGTCATTGACCAAGATAATCGCGACGACACCATCATGGTTTTTCTTGAGCGCCAAAGATCCGAATATTCTTGACGCGCCAATGACAAAGTGGTTTCCAGAAATCCCTGATAATAAAGCTCAAATAACTCCCCGTTTCTTACTTGCGCACTCTTCCGGGCTGCCGGCCTGGAAACCGTATTACCTCATGACGCCGGTCACCGAACCTAAGGCATTCATTAGAGAAAAGATCTTCAGGGAGCCCCTCGTTTATGCGCCTGGAAAAGGATGTATATATTCCGACCTGGGTTTCATGCTCCTCTCTTTTATAGTGGAAGTTGAAACAGGTCATACTCTTGATTTGTTCGTGAAGGAATTCATATATGAGGCGTTGGGGCTTCATCATGATCTCATGTTCAAACCTTTTGACTTTTCGGACAGAATCGTTCGGACTCGCTCTGGTGATTCGCCTGGACTCGTCAACGACTTGAACGCTCGCGCACTAGGAGGTGTTTCAGGTCATGCAGGGTTGTTCGGAACTGCCCGAGGGGTTACAGAGATGGCCCAACAGGTTTTGCTCGGTCTTAAATCGAAAGAAGCTTTTTTTGACAATTCCACAGTCTCAGAGTTCTGCTCGCTCGCCGGGTTCCATCCAGCGTCATCCCGCGGCTTGGGCTTTGACACCAATCTCGAGACAGCAGCGTCTTGCGGTAACAAATTTAGTCCACGGAGTGTAGGCCATACAGGATTTACCGGAACATCACTCTGGATCGACCCTGAAAAAGAGCTTGTTGTCACGTTTCTGACAAACAGGGTCTACATGGGGGAATCTGACTTCCGGATCAAGGACTTCAGACCACTGCTTCATGACGCTGTTATAGAAGAAATGTAA